One window of Polynucleobacter sp. HIN5 genomic DNA carries:
- a CDS encoding GGDEF domain-containing protein, whose translation MTHNIVVNLYVISLLFQIIAVYFSFQLFRKATIYRIPCLFLMLGFLMMVLTRIHPLVSPLEGKIFNEIDAIKAVVISALIMLGMYYMIRSYTSLVDQSHIFELDAKTDAMTGALRRQETFHRLEQEISRSFRNHQPLALVLIDIDHFKFVNDRYGHLVGDVVLKNLVAFYQKGLRDVDILGRVGGEEFLVILPATNEADALEITERLRKALQDHDIARVNHEPIKITISSGISIFDPEQELDFIHKDLANKYFQQADLAMYQAKQLGRNQSYIWKEAQPIP comes from the coding sequence ATGACACATAACATCGTCGTAAATTTGTATGTCATATCTTTATTGTTTCAGATAATAGCGGTTTATTTTTCTTTTCAGCTTTTTCGCAAAGCAACCATTTACCGAATCCCCTGTTTATTTTTAATGTTGGGATTTTTGATGATGGTGTTAACACGAATACATCCTTTGGTGTCGCCTTTAGAAGGTAAGATTTTTAATGAGATTGATGCCATAAAGGCAGTAGTGATTTCAGCACTCATTATGCTCGGCATGTATTACATGATTCGGAGCTACACATCGTTGGTAGATCAAAGTCATATTTTCGAGCTTGATGCCAAAACAGATGCTATGACAGGTGCCTTAAGACGCCAAGAAACCTTTCATCGCTTGGAGCAAGAGATCAGTCGTAGTTTTCGTAATCACCAGCCATTGGCGCTAGTCCTGATTGACATTGACCACTTCAAGTTTGTAAATGATCGCTATGGGCATTTGGTTGGAGATGTTGTGCTAAAAAATTTAGTCGCTTTCTATCAAAAGGGATTGCGTGATGTTGATATCTTAGGCCGGGTTGGTGGTGAGGAGTTTTTGGTAATCCTGCCAGCTACCAATGAAGCTGATGCTCTTGAAATTACTGAGCGTCTTCGTAAAGCATTACAGGATCACGACATAGCACGCGTCAATCATGAGCCAATAAAAATCACAATCAGTAGTGGAATTTCTATTTTCGATCCCGAACAAGAGCTTGATTTCATCCATAAGGACTTAGCAAATAAATATTTTCAGCAAGCTGATTTGGCTATGTACCAAGCTAAACAGTTAGGAAGAAATCAGAGTTACATTTGGAAAGAGGCCCAACCCATTCCTTAA